In Rhodoferax koreense, a genomic segment contains:
- the phaR gene encoding polyhydroxyalkanoate synthesis repressor PhaR yields MPSQAPASEKKPAHRVIKKYPNRRLYDTDTSTYITLAEVKKLVMERAPVQVRDAKTGEDLTRAILLQIILEEEAGGAPMFTEQALANIIRFYGNTMQSFLGPYLEKNVQTFMDLQSKMGEQAKGLSPEAWANLLKLQSPVMQGMMGSYVEQSKNIFVQMQEQMQKQTEQMLGTFGLKP; encoded by the coding sequence GTGCCAAGTCAAGCCCCCGCCAGCGAAAAGAAGCCGGCGCACCGTGTCATCAAGAAGTACCCCAACCGGCGCCTCTACGACACCGATACCTCCACCTACATCACCCTGGCCGAGGTCAAGAAGTTGGTGATGGAGCGCGCGCCCGTGCAGGTGCGCGACGCCAAGACGGGCGAGGACCTGACGCGCGCGATCCTGCTGCAGATCATCCTGGAAGAAGAGGCCGGCGGCGCGCCGATGTTCACCGAGCAGGCGCTGGCCAACATCATCCGCTTCTACGGCAATACCATGCAGAGTTTCCTCGGGCCCTATCTCGAGAAGAACGTGCAGACCTTCATGGACCTGCAAAGCAAGATGGGTGAGCAGGCCAAGGGCCTGTCTCCCGAAGCCTGGGCCAACTTGCTCAAGCTACAGTCGCCGGTGATGCAGGGCATGATGGGCAGCTATGTCGAGCAATCGAAGAACATCTTCGTGCAGATGCAGGAACAGATGCAGAAGCAGACCGAGCAGATGCTCGGCACGTTCGGCCTGAAACCTTAG
- a CDS encoding GntR family transcriptional regulator has translation MANLSIGADPSEGNKTEAAYRRLRQAILGAQLPPGAALRPAALQAAYGMGWTPLREALSRLEAERLVTTEYNRGFAVAPVSLAELEDLTRARRALEAPLLAESITHGDKAWEDGLILAHYRLHSGTLPATGWSDEAINQWLDLHQAFHMALLGGGRSIWLMHFYRQTMEQERRHHRVLMIVPLLREEASAPGETSPAMAALRDAITTDHHTALMQAALARDLPRASALMAEHVNYKSQVFASSQPAETVSKPASAPPRRRGRPSKPVAS, from the coding sequence ATGGCAAATTTGAGCATCGGCGCCGATCCATCCGAGGGCAACAAGACCGAAGCGGCCTACCGGCGGCTGCGCCAGGCCATCCTCGGCGCGCAGTTGCCGCCCGGGGCCGCACTGCGCCCCGCCGCGCTGCAGGCGGCCTACGGCATGGGCTGGACGCCGCTGCGCGAAGCCTTGTCGAGGCTCGAGGCCGAGCGGCTCGTCACCACCGAATACAACCGTGGTTTTGCCGTGGCGCCGGTGTCGCTCGCCGAACTCGAGGACCTGACACGTGCGCGCCGCGCGCTGGAGGCGCCGCTGCTGGCCGAGTCCATCACCCATGGCGACAAGGCCTGGGAGGACGGCCTGATCCTGGCCCATTACCGCCTGCACAGCGGCACACTGCCGGCCACCGGCTGGAGCGACGAGGCGATCAACCAATGGCTCGACCTCCACCAGGCGTTTCATATGGCACTGCTCGGCGGCGGCCGCAGCATCTGGCTCATGCATTTCTACCGCCAGACCATGGAGCAGGAACGCCGGCACCACCGCGTGCTGATGATCGTGCCGCTGCTGCGTGAAGAAGCCAGCGCTCCCGGCGAAACCAGCCCTGCGATGGCCGCACTGCGCGATGCCATCACCACCGACCACCACACGGCGCTGATGCAGGCCGCACTCGCACGCGACCTGCCGCGCGCCAGCGCCCTGATGGCCGAACACGTGAACTACAAAAGCCAGGTGTTCGCGTCCTCGCAGCCGGCCGAGACCGTTTCCAAACCAGCGTCCGCGCCGCCGCGCCGCCGGGGCCGGCCGTCCAAACCAGTCGCTTCCTGA
- the rimO gene encoding 30S ribosomal protein S12 methylthiotransferase RimO, with amino-acid sequence MKSDTYGAVATPEPAKIPKVGFVSLGCPKALTDSELILTQLSAEGYQTSKTFEGADLVIVNTCGFIDDAVKESLDTIGEALAANGRVIVTGCLGAKSGGGGGNLVREMHPSVLAVTGPHATQEVMDAVHQNLPKPHDPFLDLVPNAFGSAGVKLTPKHYAYLKISEGCNHRCTFCIIPSMRGDLVSRPIGDVLNDARALFEGGVKELLVISQDTSAYGVDVKYRTGFWDGKPVKTRMLELVQTLGEIARPYGAWVRLHYVYPYPSVDEIIPLMATGSVLPYLDVPLQHSHPDVLRRMKRPASGEKNLERIQRWREACPELVIRSTFIAGFPGETEDEFTHLLDFMREAQIDRAGCFAYSPVAGAAANEIPGMLPFELREERRARFMAVAEEVSAAKLQRRVGATMQVLVDSAPGLGRKGGVGRSYADAPEIDGVVKLLPPEKISKTMKAGEFTKARIVGTQGHDLVALPI; translated from the coding sequence ATGAAATCAGATACTTACGGCGCAGTCGCGACTCCGGAACCCGCCAAAATCCCCAAAGTCGGCTTCGTCAGCCTCGGTTGTCCCAAGGCCTTGACGGATTCCGAACTGATCCTCACGCAACTCAGCGCCGAAGGCTACCAGACGTCGAAGACCTTCGAAGGCGCCGATCTGGTGATCGTCAACACCTGCGGCTTCATCGACGATGCGGTCAAGGAGAGCCTGGACACCATTGGTGAAGCGCTGGCCGCCAACGGCCGGGTCATCGTCACCGGCTGTCTCGGCGCCAAGTCCGGCGGCGGCGGTGGCAACCTGGTGCGCGAGATGCATCCGAGCGTGCTGGCCGTCACCGGCCCGCATGCCACGCAGGAAGTCATGGACGCGGTGCATCAGAACCTGCCCAAGCCGCACGATCCGTTCCTCGACCTGGTGCCCAACGCCTTCGGCAGCGCCGGCGTCAAGCTCACGCCGAAGCACTATGCCTACCTGAAGATCAGCGAAGGCTGCAACCACCGCTGCACGTTCTGCATCATCCCGTCGATGCGTGGCGACCTGGTGTCGCGGCCGATCGGCGACGTGCTGAACGACGCGCGCGCGCTGTTCGAAGGCGGCGTGAAGGAGTTGCTGGTGATCAGCCAGGACACCTCGGCCTACGGTGTCGACGTCAAGTACCGCACCGGTTTCTGGGACGGCAAGCCGGTGAAGACCCGCATGCTCGAGCTGGTGCAGACGCTCGGCGAAATCGCCAGGCCGTACGGCGCCTGGGTGCGGCTGCACTACGTCTATCCGTATCCGAGCGTGGACGAGATCATCCCGCTGATGGCTACCGGCAGCGTGTTGCCTTACCTGGACGTGCCGCTGCAGCACAGCCACCCGGACGTGCTCCGGCGCATGAAGCGCCCGGCCAGCGGCGAGAAGAACCTTGAGCGCATCCAGCGCTGGCGCGAGGCCTGCCCCGAACTGGTGATCCGCAGCACCTTCATCGCCGGTTTCCCCGGCGAGACGGAGGACGAATTCACCCACCTGCTCGACTTCATGCGCGAGGCGCAGATCGACCGTGCCGGCTGCTTCGCCTACAGCCCGGTGGCGGGCGCCGCGGCCAACGAGATTCCCGGCATGCTGCCATTCGAACTGCGCGAAGAACGCCGCGCGCGTTTCATGGCCGTGGCCGAGGAAGTCTCGGCCGCCAAGCTGCAAAGGCGCGTGGGCGCCACCATGCAGGTGCTGGTGGATTCGGCACCGGGCCTGGGCCGCAAGGGTGGGGTGGGGCGCAGTTACGCGGATGCGCCCGAGATCGACGGCGTAGTCAAGCTGTTGCCGCCGGAGAAGATCAGCAAGACGATGAAGGCGGGGGAATTCACGAAGGCACGCATCGTCGGCACGCAGGGGCATGATCTGGTGGCGCTGCCGATCTGA
- a CDS encoding alpha/beta hydrolase family protein: MLSWEALDAMPLPAPAPRAAYGPAPQQFGELRLPQVPGPHPVIVLIHGGCWRNRYDLVYITRLAAWLTAQGWATWTIEYRRLGDAGGGWPGTLRDAGAALDHLRRLAPAAGLDLGRVIVAGHSAGGHLALWLASRARLAPSSPLYAADPLPVAGVLGLAAITDLDGFRFGPADSCHGAVEPLMQGGPAEVPQHYADASPLRRLPLGVPQALLQGEEDDTVSADAVRDYAQAAARAGDAVRLWALPDAGHFDVAVAVQASEAALREALTWLRVA; this comes from the coding sequence ATGCTCAGCTGGGAAGCACTCGACGCCATGCCGCTGCCGGCGCCCGCGCCTCGCGCCGCCTACGGTCCGGCGCCGCAACAGTTCGGAGAACTGCGACTGCCTCAAGTCCCCGGCCCGCATCCGGTGATCGTGCTCATCCACGGCGGCTGTTGGCGCAACCGCTACGACCTGGTCTACATCACGCGCCTGGCCGCCTGGCTCACGGCGCAGGGCTGGGCCACCTGGACCATCGAGTACCGCCGGCTCGGCGATGCGGGCGGCGGCTGGCCCGGCACGCTGCGCGACGCGGGTGCGGCGCTCGATCATCTGCGCCGCCTCGCGCCGGCGGCGGGGCTGGACCTCGGCCGTGTCATCGTCGCCGGACATTCCGCTGGCGGCCATCTGGCCTTGTGGCTCGCGAGCCGCGCCCGACTGGCGCCGTCGAGCCCGCTGTACGCCGCCGATCCGCTGCCTGTGGCCGGCGTGCTCGGCCTGGCCGCGATCACAGATCTCGACGGCTTTCGCTTCGGCCCGGCCGACAGCTGCCATGGCGCGGTGGAGCCTCTGATGCAGGGCGGTCCGGCCGAGGTCCCGCAGCATTACGCCGATGCTTCTCCGCTGCGCCGCCTGCCGCTGGGCGTGCCGCAGGCCCTGCTGCAGGGCGAGGAAGACGACACCGTCTCAGCCGATGCGGTGCGGGACTACGCCCAGGCCGCCGCGCGCGCGGGCGATGCGGTGCGGCTCTGGGCTCTCCCGGACGCGGGCCATTTCGATGTCGCGGTAGCGGTCCAGGCCAGCGAGGCGGCGCTGCGCGAGGCCTTGACCTGGCTTCGGGTCGCCTGA
- a CDS encoding SDR family oxidoreductase, protein MSSSNKVAIVTGAGSGVGRAAALALLKDGYSVVLAGRRLEPLEQVVAESGAGARGKAISTDVADPASVQALFEGAVKAFGRVDVLFNNAGVNAPGILLEDLTVEQWKNVVDINLNGMFYCIQQAFRTMKAQSPRGGRIINNGSISAHAPRPNSIAYTATKHAVQGLTKTAALDGRKYDIAVGQIDIGNAATEMAMRMAKGVPQANGEIAIEPLMDVNIVGQSVLYMANLPLEANVLFHTVMATKMPFVGRG, encoded by the coding sequence ATGAGTTCAAGCAACAAAGTCGCGATCGTCACCGGTGCGGGCTCCGGCGTAGGCCGAGCGGCGGCACTGGCCCTGCTGAAGGACGGCTACAGCGTGGTGCTGGCCGGGCGCAGGCTCGAGCCGCTCGAGCAGGTCGTCGCCGAGTCCGGCGCTGGCGCGCGCGGCAAGGCGATTTCCACCGACGTGGCCGATCCGGCATCGGTGCAGGCGCTGTTCGAAGGGGCGGTCAAGGCCTTCGGCCGGGTCGACGTGCTGTTCAACAACGCCGGTGTCAACGCGCCTGGCATCCTGCTCGAAGACCTGACGGTCGAGCAGTGGAAGAACGTGGTCGACATCAACCTCAATGGCATGTTCTATTGCATCCAGCAGGCCTTCCGCACGATGAAGGCGCAGAGCCCGCGCGGTGGGCGCATCATCAACAACGGCTCGATCTCGGCCCATGCGCCGCGGCCCAATTCGATCGCGTACACGGCCACGAAACACGCTGTGCAGGGCCTGACGAAGACCGCCGCGCTCGACGGCCGCAAGTACGACATCGCCGTGGGTCAGATCGACATCGGCAACGCCGCGACGGAGATGGCCATGCGCATGGCCAAAGGTGTGCCGCAGGCCAATGGCGAAATCGCCATCGAGCCGCTGATGGACGTGAACATCGTCGGCCAGTCGGTGTTGTACATGGCGAATCTGCCGCTCGAGGCCAACGTGCTGTTCCACACCGTGATGGCCACGAAGATGCCGTTTGTCGGCCGCGGCTGA
- a CDS encoding LysR family transcriptional regulator, with translation MDRLQAMNAFVTVVDCGGFASAARRLGMSPPVVTRAVAELEERLGLRLLTRTTRFVRVTEAGARFAEDCRRILGEIDEAEVAASGTHAAARGTLVLTAPVLFGQLYVMPLLVDYLQRCPEVDAQCLFVDRIVNLDEEGVDVAIRIAELPNSSMQATRVGRVRGVLVASPAYLRTRGTPAHPRDLEQHTLVARGGNSPTIDWQFVEDGKITTRHLRARMRTNSNDSAIAAAVAGFGIAQLLSYQVDEHLRQGRLQAVLAPFEMAALPIHVVHREGRRATQKVRGFIDLAVETLRAHPALR, from the coding sequence ATGGACCGGCTGCAGGCGATGAACGCTTTCGTGACCGTGGTGGATTGCGGCGGGTTCGCCAGCGCCGCACGCAGACTCGGGATGTCGCCCCCGGTGGTCACCCGCGCCGTCGCCGAACTGGAAGAGCGCCTGGGGTTGCGACTGCTCACGCGCACCACCCGCTTCGTGCGGGTGACCGAGGCGGGGGCCCGCTTTGCCGAGGATTGCCGGCGCATCCTGGGCGAGATCGACGAAGCCGAGGTGGCCGCCAGCGGCACCCATGCGGCCGCGCGCGGTACCCTGGTGTTGACGGCGCCGGTGTTGTTCGGCCAGCTGTATGTGATGCCGTTGCTGGTCGACTACCTCCAGCGCTGCCCGGAGGTGGACGCCCAGTGCCTGTTCGTCGACCGCATCGTCAATCTCGACGAAGAGGGTGTGGACGTGGCCATCCGCATCGCCGAACTACCGAACTCTTCGATGCAGGCGACCAGGGTCGGGCGCGTGCGCGGGGTGCTCGTGGCCTCCCCTGCTTATCTGCGCACCCGCGGCACGCCCGCGCATCCCAGGGATTTGGAGCAGCACACCCTGGTCGCCCGGGGCGGCAACTCGCCGACGATCGACTGGCAGTTCGTCGAGGACGGCAAGATCACCACTCGGCACCTCCGGGCACGCATGCGCACGAACAGCAACGATTCGGCGATCGCCGCAGCCGTGGCCGGTTTCGGCATCGCGCAGCTGCTCAGCTACCAGGTGGACGAACACCTGCGCCAGGGCCGCCTTCAGGCCGTGTTGGCGCCCTTCGAGATGGCCGCCTTGCCCATCCACGTGGTGCACCGCGAGGGGCGGCGCGCGACGCAGAAGGTGCGCGGCTTCATCGACCTGGCCGTGGAGACCTTGCGCGCCCATCCGGCGCTGCGCTGA
- a CDS encoding pyridoxamine 5'-phosphate oxidase family protein: MSHAFADIAFTPSVKAAQQRDGSRAGYARNFEGSAEVSNDRLGEDEADFIEAQRSFYIASVSETGWPYVQHRGGPVGFLKVLDPKTLAFADYAGNRQMISVGNLAVNDRVALILVDYTQRTRLKLLGRLRQHALSPEDPLSERLLTPGYRARAQRAFVITVEAFDWNCPQHIPQRFEAEAVQQALAERDARIAELEAQLQSARAG; the protein is encoded by the coding sequence ATGTCACACGCTTTCGCCGATATCGCCTTCACCCCATCCGTCAAGGCCGCACAACAGCGGGACGGCAGCCGTGCGGGTTATGCGCGCAACTTCGAGGGAAGCGCAGAGGTCTCCAATGACCGGCTCGGCGAGGACGAGGCGGACTTCATCGAGGCGCAACGCAGCTTCTATATCGCAAGCGTGTCCGAAACCGGCTGGCCCTATGTGCAGCATCGTGGCGGCCCGGTCGGTTTCCTGAAGGTGCTGGACCCGAAAACCCTGGCGTTCGCCGACTATGCAGGCAATCGGCAGATGATCAGCGTCGGGAACCTGGCCGTCAACGACCGTGTCGCGCTCATCCTGGTCGACTACACCCAGCGCACGCGGCTGAAGCTGCTGGGTCGGCTGAGGCAACACGCGTTGAGCCCGGAAGACCCGCTGTCCGAAAGGCTGCTGACACCCGGCTACCGCGCCCGTGCACAGCGCGCCTTCGTGATCACGGTCGAAGCCTTCGACTGGAACTGCCCGCAGCACATCCCGCAGCGCTTCGAGGCCGAGGCCGTGCAGCAGGCGCTGGCCGAACGCGATGCCCGCATCGCCGAGCTGGAAGCGCAATTGCAATCGGCGCGCGCCGGCTGA
- the kynU gene encoding kynureninase, protein MHTLQTCQELDAADTLAPLRQQFSLPEGVIYLDGNSLGVLPTAASARVAEVVSQEWGQGLIRSWNSAGWFELPRRLGDKIARLIGARPGEVVATDSTSINLYKVLSAALNIAAEDAPARKRIVSERSNFPTDLYIAEGLCRERGYTLQLVEPEDIAAALTADVAVLMLTHVNYRTGAMHDMAAVTRAAHAAGILTVWDLAHSAGAVPVDLNGARADFSIGCGYKYLNGGPGAPAFVWVNPRHADRFWQPLSGWWGHANPFAFTPDYQPAPGIGRYLCGTQPIINLAVLECGLDTVLAAEPLGGMTALRTKSLALTDLFIALVEQRCGGYGLGLATPREHAARGSQVCLTRDEGAFAIVQALIARGVIGDFRAGDGGLGRHKDILRFGLTPLYIGFEDVWHAVEHLRQVLESGEWQKPEFNQKHAVT, encoded by the coding sequence ATGCACACGCTCCAGACCTGCCAAGAACTCGATGCCGCCGACACACTGGCCCCGCTGCGCCAGCAGTTTTCCCTTCCCGAAGGCGTCATCTACCTCGATGGCAATTCCCTCGGCGTGTTGCCGACTGCGGCGAGCGCCCGTGTTGCTGAAGTCGTGAGCCAGGAATGGGGCCAGGGTCTGATCCGCTCGTGGAACAGCGCCGGCTGGTTCGAACTACCCCGGCGCCTGGGTGACAAGATCGCGCGGCTCATCGGCGCCCGGCCGGGCGAAGTGGTCGCCACCGACAGCACCTCGATCAACCTGTACAAGGTGCTCAGCGCCGCGCTGAACATCGCCGCCGAGGATGCGCCCGCGCGCAAGCGCATCGTCAGCGAGCGCAGCAATTTCCCGACCGACCTGTACATCGCCGAAGGCCTGTGCCGCGAGCGCGGCTACACGCTGCAACTGGTGGAGCCCGAAGACATCGCCGCGGCGCTGACCGCCGACGTCGCGGTGCTGATGCTCACGCACGTGAACTACCGCACCGGCGCCATGCACGACATGGCCGCGGTGACGCGCGCCGCGCACGCGGCCGGCATCCTCACCGTCTGGGACCTGGCGCACAGCGCGGGCGCGGTGCCGGTCGACCTGAACGGCGCCCGGGCCGACTTCTCCATCGGCTGCGGCTACAAGTACCTCAACGGCGGGCCCGGCGCGCCGGCCTTCGTGTGGGTCAACCCGCGGCACGCCGACCGTTTCTGGCAGCCGCTGTCGGGCTGGTGGGGCCATGCGAATCCGTTTGCGTTCACGCCCGACTACCAACCCGCGCCCGGCATCGGCCGCTACCTGTGCGGCACCCAGCCCATCATCAACCTGGCGGTGCTGGAATGTGGGCTGGACACCGTGCTCGCCGCCGAGCCGCTGGGGGGCATGACCGCTCTGCGCACCAAGTCGCTGGCGCTGACCGACCTGTTCATCGCGCTCGTGGAACAGCGCTGTGGCGGCTATGGCCTGGGCCTGGCCACGCCGCGCGAACATGCGGCGCGCGGCTCGCAGGTCTGCCTGACCCGGGACGAGGGCGCCTTTGCCATCGTGCAGGCGCTGATCGCGCGCGGCGTGATCGGCGACTTCCGCGCGGGGGACGGCGGCCTGGGCCGGCACAAGGACATCCTGCGTTTCGGCCTGACGCCGCTGTACATCGGATTCGAAGACGTCTGGCACGCCGTCGAGCACCTGCGCCAAGTGCTCGAATCGGGCGAATGGCAGAAGCCCGAATTCAACCAGAAACACGCAGTGACCTGA
- the rnr gene encoding ribonuclease R, with translation MLDEIEGTIQGHRDGHGFVLRDDGESDIYLPSNEMRAVLHKDRVKVRIVRSDRKGRPEGRVVEIVERPPQPIIGRLLQESGIWLVAPEDKRYGQDVLIPKGATGTAKPGQVVVVELTEPPALFGQPVGRVKEVLGEVDDPGMEIEIAVRKYDVPHIFSDACIALSRTLPDKVRPQDKKNRVDLTDVPLVTIDGEDARDFDDAVYCEPAKVGRGKGWRLLVAIADVSHYVENGSAIDIDAYDRATSVYFPRRVIPMLPEKLSNGLCSLNPDVERLCMVCDMLVNAKGEVHAYQFYPAVMFSHARFTYNEVAAILGNTRGPEAVRRKERVQDLLNLSDVYRALLLSRQARGAVDFETTETQIVCDESGRIEKIIPRTRNEAHKLIEEAMLAANVCSADYIAQSKQPGLFRVHEGPTPEKIEVLRNYLKATGVGMTISDDPKPGEFQAIANATKDRPDAQQIHSMLLRSMQQAIYTPSNSGHFGLAFEAYTHFTSPIRRYPDLLVHRVIKAILAHRKYQLPVLPIPGEAHAKLAKRLQKNSSSRLNGKVADPDQKIKKLSPETLAWQAAGLHCSANERRADEASRDVEAWLKCKYMREHLGEEYGGVVTSATSFGIFVTLDAMYVEGLVHITELGGEYFKFDEARQELRGERTGIRYAIGTRVQVQVSRVDLDGRKIDFRLIREGEELMARAMKDKGLPREGREGRESRDGSSRGHADGFASKSAGKRGGGRNASSSSVVAQERSPAAQPAKSAGRKATAQKKSRNRR, from the coding sequence CTGCTGGACGAAATCGAAGGAACCATCCAGGGTCACCGTGACGGGCACGGATTCGTACTCCGCGACGACGGCGAATCCGACATCTATCTCCCCTCGAACGAAATGCGTGCGGTGCTGCACAAGGACCGCGTCAAGGTCCGCATCGTGCGCAGCGACCGCAAGGGCCGGCCCGAAGGCCGCGTCGTCGAGATCGTCGAGCGACCGCCCCAGCCCATCATCGGCCGCCTGCTGCAGGAAAGCGGGATATGGCTCGTCGCCCCCGAGGACAAGCGCTACGGCCAGGACGTGTTGATCCCCAAGGGCGCGACCGGCACGGCCAAGCCCGGCCAGGTGGTCGTGGTCGAGCTCACCGAGCCGCCGGCGTTGTTCGGCCAGCCCGTGGGTCGCGTCAAGGAGGTGCTCGGCGAGGTCGACGACCCCGGCATGGAAATCGAGATCGCGGTGCGCAAATACGACGTGCCGCACATCTTCTCCGACGCCTGCATCGCGCTCTCGCGCACGCTGCCCGACAAGGTGCGGCCGCAGGACAAGAAGAACCGTGTCGACCTCACCGACGTGCCGCTGGTCACCATCGACGGCGAAGACGCGCGCGACTTCGACGATGCCGTGTACTGCGAGCCGGCCAAGGTCGGCCGCGGCAAGGGCTGGCGCCTGCTGGTGGCCATCGCCGACGTGAGCCACTACGTGGAGAACGGTTCGGCCATCGACATCGACGCCTACGACCGCGCCACCAGCGTGTACTTCCCGCGCCGCGTGATCCCGATGCTGCCGGAGAAGCTCTCCAATGGCCTGTGTTCGCTGAACCCCGACGTGGAGCGCCTGTGCATGGTCTGCGACATGCTGGTCAATGCCAAGGGCGAGGTGCATGCCTACCAGTTCTATCCGGCGGTGATGTTCAGCCACGCACGCTTCACCTACAACGAAGTGGCGGCCATCCTCGGCAACACACGTGGCCCCGAAGCCGTGCGCCGCAAGGAGCGGGTACAGGATCTGCTGAACCTCTCCGACGTGTACCGCGCGCTGCTGCTGTCCCGCCAGGCTCGCGGCGCGGTGGATTTCGAGACCACCGAGACGCAGATCGTCTGCGACGAGTCGGGCCGCATCGAGAAGATCATCCCGCGCACGCGCAACGAGGCGCACAAGCTCATCGAGGAGGCCATGCTGGCCGCCAACGTGTGCAGCGCCGACTACATCGCCCAGAGCAAGCAACCCGGCCTGTTCCGTGTGCACGAAGGCCCCACGCCCGAGAAGATCGAGGTGCTGCGCAACTACCTGAAGGCCACCGGTGTGGGCATGACGATCAGCGACGATCCCAAGCCCGGCGAGTTCCAGGCCATCGCCAACGCCACCAAGGATCGGCCCGACGCCCAGCAGATCCACTCGATGCTGTTGCGTTCCATGCAGCAGGCGATCTACACGCCGAGCAACAGCGGCCATTTCGGCCTGGCGTTCGAGGCCTACACGCACTTCACCAGCCCGATCCGGCGTTATCCCGACCTGCTGGTGCACCGCGTGATCAAGGCCATCCTGGCGCACCGCAAGTACCAGTTGCCGGTGCTGCCGATCCCGGGCGAGGCGCATGCCAAGCTGGCCAAGCGACTGCAGAAGAACAGCAGTTCGCGGCTGAACGGCAAGGTGGCCGATCCGGACCAGAAGATCAAGAAGCTCAGCCCCGAGACGCTGGCCTGGCAGGCCGCCGGCCTGCATTGCAGCGCCAACGAACGCCGTGCCGACGAGGCCAGCCGCGATGTCGAGGCCTGGCTCAAGTGCAAGTACATGCGCGAGCACCTGGGCGAGGAATACGGCGGCGTGGTCACCTCGGCCACCAGCTTCGGCATCTTCGTCACGCTCGATGCCATGTACGTCGAAGGCCTGGTGCACATCACCGAACTCGGCGGCGAATACTTCAAGTTCGACGAGGCGCGCCAGGAACTGCGCGGCGAGCGCACCGGCATCCGCTACGCCATCGGCACGCGCGTGCAGGTGCAGGTCAGCCGCGTCGACCTCGACGGCCGCAAGATCGACTTCCGGCTCATCCGCGAAGGCGAGGAACTGATGGCACGGGCCATGAAGGACAAGGGCCTGCCCCGGGAAGGGCGCGAGGGGCGTGAAAGCCGCGACGGCTCCTCGCGCGGCCACGCCGACGGTTTCGCCTCCAAGTCGGCTGGCAAGCGCGGCGGCGGGCGCAATGCCTCTTCTTCGTCGGTGGTGGCGCAGGAGCGCAGCCCGGCGGCCCAGCCCGCCAAATCGGCTGGTCGCAAAGCCACGGCGCAGAAGAAGAGCCGCAACCGGCGGTAG